The sequence TAGTCTCCAGAGACATCGATCTTTTTCTCGACGCTGCCTTCTCCGGCCTGAGCCGACATATGATTCAGGATGGCACGACAGCGGTCGAGTTCTTTACGAATCGCTCCGACATCCTCGCGGATCTGTGAATCGAGGTTCTGGGTTTCCAGTTCCCGATGCAGCTCTCCGACGATCACCGCGATCGTCCCCAGCGGTGTGGCAAGCTCGTGAGCCGCCCCGGCTGCCAGGGTTCCCAGCGCTTCGAGTTTCTCGCCACGGATTCGTTTGGCTTCCAGCTGACGAAGCTCTTCCTCACGTTTACGCAGCTTGGAGGTCACCAGCGTTGTGAATGACACAATGACCGAAGCGCACGTGATAAACGCCACGAAGACCCCATTGTGCGTTAGCGTGATGACGCCCGTTTCACGAATCGGGGGGAGCAGGGCATTCAGGCCGGGAACCAGCAGCGAGGAGTGATCGAACAGCAGGAAGGCAAAGCAGAAGACGGCCAGAAAATTCAGGCACCACGCGACCAGAGCCGTCAGTTCAATGCCGGCCAGACAGAGATTGACGAAGAAGAAGATCCAGAACGGATTGGTCGGACCCCCGCTGAAATACAACAGGCAGGTGAGCAGGAACAGGTCGAGCGCCATCACTGTGGCCAGCACGTTGTGCCAGAGTCTGGACCGGACGGGATCGGACGTCGTCCGTCGATATCCCAGATACCAGAACATCAGGACCAGATTGCTGAATGCGGTCACGCTGACGGTGATTAGCAGTGGCTGCACGCGAAGCGGGATCTGGAAGAACTGCCAGACGCAGAGAATCGTAAAGAACTGCCCAAGTACCGCCACCCAGCGCAGGTTGATAAACCAGTGGACGCTGATCGCTCCGGGGAAACGGAATGTGACCAGAGGCAGATTCCGCTGGGGGACGACCGGATTGGCGGCCGAGCCAGATGCTTTGGGGGGATGTTCCATCGAGGCCCGCTACTGTTTCAGGCCGTCGATGGCCTCAAAGTGACTTTTGATCCGCTCATCAAGCTCGGTCGGCTCCGCCGAGGGATTCTTGATCATGGGGATCAGACAGTTGCGACCGATCCACATGAGTTGCTGTTTGATTGGTTTAGCGGCTCCCGCTCCGGCATCCAGGAGATCCTGAACCTTCTCCTCAACTTCCGGGACCACTTGCTGCTGCATCGCGGTCATCGCGCTGGGATTGCTGGAGCGGAACTGCTGAATCTGACTGTAGATCTCCTTGAAGCGGATATAGATCGCCTCGTCGTCGGTCCCGCCGACCATTGAGGGGAGGTACATGATCGCGGCTACGAGAACAATCGCTCCCAGGGCAATCATGTGCTGCGGCTTGACCGAGACTTCAGGAGCTGAAACGCTGCCGAACATCCCGCCGATTCGTGAAAAGATCGACTCGCCGGATGACTTGGGCTTCTTTCGGGGCATCGGGCGAGGGGGCGCGACACCGCCCGCAGGAGTCGGCGTGCCGTATGTGCTCGCTGTGGTCGGCGGGATGGTATAGCCTGCCGCCGGCGTCATCCCGCGGGCAAGCTGGGTATCATCAACGTCGCTCTCATCATCGAGCGACTCGTCTGCTGCAGGCTGGACGCGATCATCGAGCCAGGCGTTGAGTCGATCAGCAATCTCCTCTCGACGGGCGGCTTCCCGCTCTTCTTTCGTGGGGACGGGCGCTTCATCGGGAGCGGCTTCCGACGGAGCAGCTGCTTCGAGCTGTTGTTCGGCTCGACGCTGCCGGTTCTTTTCGCTCTCGGTGAGGACGCGATTAATCTGCCCTCCCACCACCTGAATCCCTGACGGATTGGCAGGTTGTTCGGGCTGATCGCTGCTCACGCGGACTCCGCTGCCGAGCTCGAAATCGTCATCTTCCGTGGTTGTCGATTTGGGGATCAATCCGTCGATTTCTCCAGCGGCGATCCATGCACTCTGGGAACCACTGCGAATCAGATCTTTAGGGCCGACCTTGCCCGCCATGACCATTTCAACCAGTTCCCTGAATGGAAACGGTCCCATCTCATGCCCCAGAACCTGCAGGTACCAGGCATCGGCCGGAGCTTTCGGACCTCGGGGGGCGGCTGCGCTGCGGTCGATCACAAAGTCATCGATCGAAGGAATTTCGTCTTCGACCGGCTGCCGCGTGGCGGCTGCCTGACTCGGCTCCAGCTGGAAATCGTCGATGTTGTCGAAGAACTCCAGTTCGTCGGACTGTGACGGGGACTTGGACGTGGAATCAGTCATGGCTGTTCGGATCGTCGGCGTAGAAGGAGATCAATTCGCGGAAGCGCGACAGTCTTAACGTTTCAGGTAGCGACTGGTGGCGAAAGGCCATTGAGACCTGAGCTTCCTCCGCTACCGGAAGGCGGCACAGCGCCTTCAACGGGGCAGGATGGTCGATGCGAGCAGCGGCGCGGGGCAACCGTCATCATCATGACAGTCGCGAGGGCGGGTTTCAAGAGTGGCTTGCCGGAACTGC is a genomic window of Rubinisphaera margarita containing:
- a CDS encoding sensor histidine kinase, producing MEHPPKASGSAANPVVPQRNLPLVTFRFPGAISVHWFINLRWVAVLGQFFTILCVWQFFQIPLRVQPLLITVSVTAFSNLVLMFWYLGYRRTTSDPVRSRLWHNVLATVMALDLFLLTCLLYFSGGPTNPFWIFFFVNLCLAGIELTALVAWCLNFLAVFCFAFLLFDHSSLLVPGLNALLPPIRETGVITLTHNGVFVAFITCASVIVSFTTLVTSKLRKREEELRQLEAKRIRGEKLEALGTLAAGAAHELATPLGTIAVIVGELHRELETQNLDSQIREDVGAIRKELDRCRAILNHMSAQAGEGSVEKKIDVSGDYLLKMILDGLKDQDRIDVEITPDAQACQVHVEPYVTAQALRGTVKNAIEASTSDRRVQVRMQTKLNRLQLIVEDHGEGMPEHILDRVGEPFFTTKTTGKGMGLGVFLTRTVVDRLGGSMQVDSKQGTGTTVTCSIPCQPAS
- a CDS encoding DUF4339 domain-containing protein → MTDSTSKSPSQSDELEFFDNIDDFQLEPSQAAATRQPVEDEIPSIDDFVIDRSAAAPRGPKAPADAWYLQVLGHEMGPFPFRELVEMVMAGKVGPKDLIRSGSQSAWIAAGEIDGLIPKSTTTEDDDFELGSGVRVSSDQPEQPANPSGIQVVGGQINRVLTESEKNRQRRAEQQLEAAAPSEAAPDEAPVPTKEEREAARREEIADRLNAWLDDRVQPAADESLDDESDVDDTQLARGMTPAAGYTIPPTTASTYGTPTPAGGVAPPRPMPRKKPKSSGESIFSRIGGMFGSVSAPEVSVKPQHMIALGAIVLVAAIMYLPSMVGGTDDEAIYIRFKEIYSQIQQFRSSNPSAMTAMQQQVVPEVEEKVQDLLDAGAGAAKPIKQQLMWIGRNCLIPMIKNPSAEPTELDERIKSHFEAIDGLKQ